The window TATTTTTAAATACCAACAGGTACATTCCTTTTTCAAAACCGGAAACATCTAGCTTTACTTCTTTTTGTTTTTCTATATTATAGCTTTTTATTTGTTTTCCCTGGAGAGAATAAACAATTATTTCTCAGGCTAATATTACCCATAATGATAAAAGAAAATGTTTTGGGTATATCAAAGCGTGGAAACAAAAAAAGGAGTTCAATTTTGAACTCCTTTTTTAATATTTGATTAATTATCAGTTATTTAACAATTAACATTTTTTCAGTAGCAACAACTTTTCCATTAATTTTTACTA of the Bacteroidales bacterium genome contains:
- a CDS encoding T9SS type A sorting domain-containing protein; translated protein: MIVYSLQGKQIKSYNIEKQKEVKLDVSGFEKGMYLLVFKNKQHYMYSIKIIKN